In one Notolabrus celidotus isolate fNotCel1 chromosome 1, fNotCel1.pri, whole genome shotgun sequence genomic region, the following are encoded:
- the oser1 gene encoding oxidative stress-responsive serine-rich protein 1 has protein sequence MEAGGKDCEEDTLQTAFKKLRVDAESLPGAVSVSEALNPRAASRAGLDSSGAKPKLSCPKDNWHGCMRKSSRGASRTQRRRRSKSPILQPPKFTYCSSTAASALSPPSGCLKHHRLAVPEPAEPRPAADGGTASSVSVPAQKEINSSGTPGHISPLVFGSRAGFETPEIPAVVSSLATSSGQEGASSAESSEESGPEKSVCDGAESGAKSRPAEAADFRALSELHSSGSADSPLVPCSCAWKKSTESPEESAQGAEPQCQCRSNQPGWAGVEVYSFTGLRNVISECERSHADPARTLSTNSNAAVGSSPSSLSSSGSPRSCSEQARGYVDDITIEDLSGYMEYYLYIPKKMSHMAEMMYT, from the exons ATGGAGGCAGGAGGGAAGGACTGCGAGGAGGACACTCTGCAGACGGCATTCAAGAAGCTGAGGGTCGACGCTGAGAG TCTACCTGGAGCTGTGAGTGTTTCCGAGGCGTTAAATCCCAGAGCAGCATCTCGAGCCGGTCTGGACTCCAGTGGAGCAAAACCTAAACTGAGCTGCCCCAAGGACAACTGGCACGG CTGCATGAGGAAATCTTCTCGAGGAGCATCAAGAACTCAGCGTCGTCGGAGGTCCAAGTCCCCGATCCTGCAGCCTCCCAAGTTCACCTACTGCAGCTCCACCGCAGCCTCTGCACTGTCGCCACCTAGTGGCTGCCTGAAACACCATCGCCTTGCGGTCCCTGAACCCGCAGAGCCACGACCCGCAGCCGACGGAGGAACCGcctcctctgtttctgtccCTGCCCAGAAAGAGATCAACTCTTCGGGCACCCCTGGCCACATCTCCCCTCTGGTTTTTGGATCCCGTGCTGGTTTTGAGACCCCAGAAATCCCAGCTGTTGTTTCTTCTTTGGCGACGTCTTCAGGGCAGGAAGGAGCGAGTTCTGCAGAGTCGAGCGAGGAGAGCGGCCCGGAGAAAAGTGTCTGTGATGGAGCGGAGTCTGGAGCAAAATCCAGACCGGCAGAAGCAGCTGACTTCAGAGCTTTATCCGAGCTCCACAGCAGTGGCTCCGCAGACAGCCCCCTTGTCCCCTGCTCCTGCGCCTGGAAGAAAAGCACAGAGTCCCCGGAGGAGAGCGCGCAGGGGGCTGAACCTCAGTGCCAGTGTCGGTCCAATCAACCAGGCTGGGCCGGCGTCGAGGTGTACTCCTTCACCGGGCTCCGAAACGTCATCTCTGAGTGCGAGAGGAGCCACGCGGACCCGGCCAGAACTCTCAGCACCAACAGTAACGCTGCCGTAGGTTCCTCACCTTCATCGTTGTCTTCATCGGGCTCCCCTCGCTCGTGTTCGGAGCAGGCACGCGGCTATGTGGACGACATCACGATAGAGGACCTTTCTGGCTACATGGAGTATTATCTCTACATCCCCAAGAAGATGTCACACATGGCCGAGATGATGTACACTTAA